In Anaerobacillus isosaccharinicus, one genomic interval encodes:
- a CDS encoding helix-turn-helix domain-containing protein, translated as MAIIINIDVMLAKRKMSVTELSERVGITIANLSILKNGKAKAIRLSTLEAICKALDCQPGDILEYKSDEDTES; from the coding sequence ATGGCGATTATCATTAATATCGATGTAATGTTGGCTAAAAGGAAAATGAGCGTAACAGAGCTCTCAGAAAGGGTTGGTATAACAATAGCTAACCTTTCCATATTGAAAAACGGAAAAGCAAAAGCAATTCGATTATCAACTTTAGAGGCGATTTGCAAGGCTTTAGATTGTCAGCCAGGAGATATATTAGAATACAAGAGTGATGAAGACACGGAATCATAG
- a CDS encoding globin has product MENNIKTLYTDIGGQETIDKLVEAFYLRVYADDELKPLFEGDIDEIKRKQRMFLPQFLGGPALYSQEFGPPAMRERHLPFEITPKRAKCWLNCMKEAFKDIGLYNTPAGIEFYKRLVQVASIMVNSSDKE; this is encoded by the coding sequence ATGGAAAATAACATTAAAACGCTCTATACAGATATAGGCGGGCAAGAAACAATTGATAAACTTGTAGAGGCTTTCTATCTACGTGTTTATGCAGATGATGAATTAAAACCGCTTTTTGAGGGAGACATTGATGAGATCAAAAGAAAGCAGCGAATGTTTTTGCCGCAATTTTTAGGTGGGCCAGCTCTATACAGTCAGGAATTCGGGCCACCTGCAATGAGAGAGCGTCATCTACCTTTTGAAATAACACCAAAAAGGGCAAAATGCTGGTTGAACTGTATGAAAGAAGCATTTAAGGATATTGGTCTTTATAATACTCCTGCAGGAATTGAGTTTTACAAAAGGTTAGTACAGGTTGCAAGTATAATGGTCAATAGTTCTGATAAGGAATAA
- a CDS encoding DUF3231 family protein encodes MLEEKNLRLTSSEISVAWSCYQNNSFSICILKYFLANVDDPEIKSVLQFALDMSIQSFNSSKEILQNDNQPIPIGFTDEDVSPNAPRLFSDSYYLYYIKNMSKVGLSVYGVALSIAAHADVRKFLSLAILNSTNLYNKTTETLLSKGLFIRPPYVTTSNHVDFVDKKSYLGGILNLTKSNRPLNVVEITHIEANVEANSIGKVLMTGLAQVAKSKKVRDYCLKGKEIATKHVQVFTTMLTNDDIPSPMPWDLEVTDSAVSPFSDKLIMFHSSLIIASNISNYATASAASLRTDVSTSYVRLTTEVAQFAKNGVDLMIKNAWLEQPPQAPNHKELAKG; translated from the coding sequence ATGCTAGAAGAGAAAAATCTAAGATTAACATCCTCTGAGATATCAGTGGCTTGGAGTTGCTATCAAAACAACAGTTTTTCTATTTGCATATTGAAATATTTTTTAGCAAATGTTGACGATCCAGAAATTAAGTCGGTGTTACAATTTGCGCTCGATATGTCAATTCAAAGTTTTAATTCTAGTAAAGAAATACTACAAAACGATAACCAACCGATTCCAATTGGATTTACTGATGAGGATGTAAGCCCAAATGCACCACGTTTATTTTCAGATTCGTATTATTTATATTACATAAAGAACATGTCTAAAGTTGGGTTATCTGTTTATGGTGTAGCTTTATCAATTGCCGCACACGCTGATGTTCGTAAATTCTTAAGTCTAGCGATACTGAATTCAACAAATTTATACAATAAAACAACGGAAACGTTATTATCAAAAGGATTATTTATAAGACCACCTTATGTTACAACTTCCAATCATGTTGACTTTGTTGACAAAAAAAGTTATTTAGGTGGAATTCTAAATTTAACTAAAAGTAATAGACCATTAAATGTAGTAGAAATTACTCATATTGAAGCAAATGTTGAAGCGAACTCCATCGGTAAAGTTCTGATGACAGGTTTGGCCCAGGTTGCTAAGTCTAAAAAAGTTCGAGACTATTGTCTAAAAGGGAAAGAAATAGCAACAAAACATGTGCAAGTCTTTACAACTATGTTAACGAATGATGACATTCCTTCACCAATGCCGTGGGATTTGGAAGTTACCGATTCAGCTGTATCACCATTCTCGGATAAATTAATAATGTTTCATTCATCTTTAATTATTGCATCAAATATTTCAAATTATGCTACTGCCTCAGCAGCCAGCCTAAGAACAGATGTCTCAACTTCTTATGTCCGTCTAACCACGGAGGTTGCTCAATTTGCAAAAAACGGGGTTGACTTAATGATTAAGAACGCATGGTTAGAGCAGCCACCACAAGCACCAAATCATAAAGAGTTAGCCAAAGGTTAA
- a CDS encoding GNAT family N-acetyltransferase has product MFYNKIETERLVLKNIDRGDREFIFSQFSDDDINTYLFDAEPLTNISEADDIIEFYLQPEPRPQHRWILIRKVDGVKMGTCGFHCWSIEDSKVEIGYDLKREFSGNGYMVEALKGIIEFAKNFMDLKEINACIYTENHKSINLAEKLGFVRTGSKYELFRGEKYLHSIYSLYLK; this is encoded by the coding sequence ATGTTTTATAATAAAATAGAAACAGAAAGATTGGTTCTGAAAAACATTGATAGAGGAGATAGAGAATTTATTTTTAGTCAATTTTCTGATGATGACATAAATACATACTTATTTGATGCTGAACCTTTAACAAATATTAGTGAGGCGGATGACATAATAGAATTTTATTTACAACCTGAACCACGACCACAACATAGATGGATCTTAATACGAAAAGTTGATGGAGTAAAAATGGGAACGTGTGGATTTCACTGTTGGAGTATTGAAGATTCTAAAGTTGAAATAGGTTATGACTTAAAAAGGGAATTTTCAGGAAATGGATACATGGTTGAAGCTTTAAAAGGGATCATTGAATTTGCTAAGAACTTTATGGATCTAAAGGAGATAAATGCCTGTATTTATACTGAAAATCATAAGTCTATAAATTTAGCAGAAAAACTAGGTTTTGTTAGAACTGGTTCAAAATATGAGCTTTTTAGAGGTGAAAAATATCTTCATAGTATCTATTCATTATATTTAAAATAG
- a CDS encoding AraC family transcriptional regulator, whose protein sequence is MSYYVNLQKAIDYIEDNLKSKMSLGQISKVAGYSIPHFYRVFLAIVGCPVKEYVRKRKLSNAMFDVVTSKRCIIDIAFENGFESHEVFTRSFKLAYGMPPSRFRKFQVEPILYEKVNLLSINSGGETILNPEIICKEEKLLLGIARKINQRDNIKFGLLLKVRNEFMEMVRTNENKANADLSYAVYDYNAEDIGKEDDEINYTYFYGIEALESGNVPTGMVKKVLPQGKYAVFSYDTINNTLNGERLSQGVYDYIDGIWLPNSCFELAETPDYEIFHKNENRIDFYISIK, encoded by the coding sequence TTGAGTTATTATGTTAATCTTCAAAAGGCAATCGACTATATTGAGGACAATTTGAAAAGTAAAATGAGTTTGGGGCAAATATCAAAAGTTGCTGGGTACTCAATACCTCATTTCTATAGGGTGTTCCTTGCAATTGTGGGTTGCCCAGTGAAGGAATATGTACGTAAAAGGAAACTTAGTAATGCAATGTTTGATGTAGTAACCTCTAAGCGTTGCATAATTGACATAGCGTTTGAAAATGGTTTCGAATCACATGAGGTATTTACCAGATCTTTTAAGTTGGCTTATGGAATGCCACCAAGTCGTTTTCGAAAATTTCAAGTAGAACCAATTCTTTATGAAAAAGTAAATTTGCTTTCTATAAATAGTGGGGGGGAGACAATTTTGAACCCAGAGATTATTTGTAAAGAAGAAAAACTACTTTTAGGTATAGCTAGGAAAATAAATCAAAGAGATAACATAAAGTTTGGACTTTTACTAAAAGTAAGAAATGAATTTATGGAAATGGTAAGAACTAATGAAAATAAAGCAAATGCTGATTTGAGCTATGCGGTATATGATTATAACGCCGAAGACATTGGTAAAGAGGACGATGAGATTAATTACACTTATTTTTACGGTATTGAAGCATTAGAATCTGGAAATGTTCCTACTGGTATGGTAAAAAAGGTTTTACCCCAAGGTAAATATGCTGTTTTTAGCTATGACACTATAAATAATACATTAAACGGTGAGAGATTGAGTCAGGGAGTATATGATTATATTGACGGCATATGGCTTCCTAATTCTTGCTTTGAGCTTGCTGAGACACCTGACTATGAGATCTTTCATAAAAATGAAAACCGGATTGATTTTTACATTTCAATAAAGTAA
- a CDS encoding LutC/YkgG family protein, giving the protein MKKGQILNRESFISNLSNILGREMPKEVMHPELSSKPQLEIYKGFTQAQLAEEFHKNAQVNKAGSGGKIDSLIIEKKDLAKNVAEKLVEHGTGPIIAWNDERFTQWGLNDVLKDAYVWTDEKGRENVDKALNASYGVCISDLSLAETASYTVIDKLGKGRSSNFLPLNYVCIVPQSTIVPRLTQGMQKLHEMSKEGINPAAINFICGSSSSSDIELNKVWGVHGPIRLTYLIVSDL; this is encoded by the coding sequence ATGAAAAAAGGACAAATCTTAAATAGAGAGTCATTTATTTCTAACCTTTCAAACATACTTGGACGAGAAATGCCCAAAGAGGTTATGCACCCTGAATTATCAAGCAAACCTCAACTTGAAATTTATAAAGGCTTTACTCAAGCACAATTAGCCGAAGAATTCCATAAGAATGCCCAAGTTAACAAAGCTGGGTCGGGCGGTAAGATTGATTCCTTAATTATTGAGAAAAAAGATCTTGCAAAAAATGTAGCCGAGAAGCTTGTTGAACATGGAACTGGCCCAATTATCGCTTGGAACGATGAGCGTTTTACCCAATGGGGTCTAAATGATGTGTTGAAAGATGCCTATGTTTGGACGGATGAAAAAGGCCGTGAAAATGTAGATAAGGCATTGAATGCGTCTTATGGCGTGTGTATTAGTGATCTTTCACTTGCTGAAACAGCTTCTTACACTGTAATTGATAAGTTGGGAAAAGGAAGATCGTCAAACTTCCTGCCTTTAAATTATGTTTGTATTGTACCTCAAAGTACAATTGTTCCTCGTTTAACACAAGGAATGCAAAAACTTCATGAAATGTCAAAAGAAGGAATAAATCCTGCAGCCATTAACTTTATTTGTGGCTCAAGTAGTTCCTCTGACATTGAGTTAAACAAGGTATGGGGCGTACATGGACCTATTCGTTTAACATATCTGATTGTTTCCGATCTATAA